The proteins below are encoded in one region of Scleropages formosus chromosome 19, fSclFor1.1, whole genome shotgun sequence:
- the naca gene encoding nascent polypeptide-associated complex subunit alpha isoform X3 yields MPGEATEAVPATEQEMQQAQAETAPAPPAAVAAEKKPAPPASKKNSSTPPRSAAASTVTMPKAKEAKSGSKLSTSPLSSTSKPVPVTTKCSSSSASASSPTSPKVSSTSPSVSSLPCSTPPSSPLAPPQVGSLVPGEGDASVTQPKIVKAGGKGKSKKGPPSAVANAQLSAKAAQLPDKTGAQVTEAIPNKEGTEALNTDASMAKAAVPVTVPGPDPVSVPPEISITASPPKSDLSLSPKNVDAPVAFKVTSQPAVPAPKSFADAVASNLPKIAPETSKLEKVAVSTEEVKEPKAISAELPLKKPPKEVPGIANSPPVSASTPDISPATHPSSIAKKSKISIASSDGKKVPSSTAQPSVSPSAPAPTPTPTVVTPSPEVASEVAASSPALEEDDELPPLIPPEGFVGMPVLQPPTLVEVSTKPSPPVAPQAAAVSTLKSPPAKSPAKLEPVIKNDKGSGTESDSDESVPELEEPDSAQSQQAQLAAAAEIDEEPVSKAKQSRSEKKARKAMSKLGLRQVTGVTRVTIRKSKNILFVITKPDVYKSPASDTYIVFGEAKIEDLSQQAQLAAAEKFKVQGETVSNIQENTQTPTVQEESEEEEVDETGVEVKDIELVMSQANVSRAKAVRALKNNNNDIVNAIMELTM; encoded by the exons ATGCCTGGTGAAGCCACAGAAGCTGTTCCAGCCACAGAGCAGGAAATGCAGCAGGCACAGGCGGAGACTG CTCCAGCGCCTCCTGCTGCGGTTGCTGCAGAGAAGAAGCCAG CCCCTCCTGCTTCCAAGAAAAATTCCTCTACCCCTCCACGCTCTGCAGCTGCTAGTACTGTTACCATGCCTAAAGCTAAAGAAGCTAAAAGTGGGTCCAAGCTGTCCACTTCACCTCTCTCCTCTACCTCCAAGCCTGTGCCTGTCACCACCAAGTGCTCATCTTCATCTGCTTCTGCCTCTTCCCCCACCTCTCCCAAAGTCTCTTCTACCTCTCCTAGTGTCTCTTCCCTGCCTTGCTCTACCCCTCCCTCTTCTCCCTTAGCACCTCCCCAAGTTGGGTCTCTTGTTCCTGGTGAAGGAGATGCCTCTGTCACTCAGCCCAAGATTGTGAAGGCTGGTGGAAAAGGGAAATCCAAGAAAGGTCCCCCTTCAGCAGTAGCTAATGCACAGCTTTCTGCCAAAGCTGCCCAGTTGCCTGACAAAACTGGTGCCCAGGTTACTGAGGCAATACCTAATAAGGAAGGCACTGAAGCTCTAAATACTGATGCTTCTATGGCTAAAGCTGCTGTCCCAGTTACAGTTCCAGGTCCTGACCCTGTGTCTGTTCCACCGGAAATCTCTATAACTGCCTCTCCTCCTAAATCTGACTTGTCACTTTCCCCAAAGAATGTTGATGCACCTGTAGCTTTCAAGGTGACATCCCAGCCTGCTGTACCTGCTCCCAAGTCTTTTGCTGATGCTGTAGCCAGTAACCTTCCTAAAATTGCCCCTGAAACCTCAAAATTAGAAAAAGTGGCTGTCAGTACTGAAGAGGTCAAAGAGCCCAAAGCCATTTCAGCTGAGTTGCCTCTAAAGAAGCCACCTAAGGAGGTTCCTGGTATAGCCAACTCTCCTCCTGTCTCTGCTTCTACTCCTGATATCTCTCCTGCTACTCATCCATCCTCCATTGCCAAAAAATCTAAGATCTCTATAGCTTCATCAGATGGTAAAAAAGTTCCATCCTCCACTGCCCAGCCTTCTGTCTCCCCTTCTGCTCCTGCACCCACCCCAACTCCTACAGTTGTGACACCTTCTCCAGAAGTAGCATCTGAGGTGGCTGCATCTTCTCCAGCCCTAGAGGAGGATGATGAACTGCCTCCACTGATCCCACCTGAGGGATTTGTTGGCATGCCTGTTTTACAACCCCCCACACTAGTTGAGGTTTCCACAAAACCCAGTCCTCCTGTGGCACCTCAAGCTGCAGCAGTCTCCACCCTTAAATCCCCTCCAGCTAAATCCCCTGCCAAGTTGGAGCCTGTTATCAAGAATGATAAGG GGTCTGGCACAGAGTCAGACAGTGATGAATCCGTGCCAGAACTAGAGGAGCCCGACTCTGCACAGTCACAGCAAGCACAG cttgctgcagctgcagaaatTGATGAGGAACCAGTGAGCAAAGCTAAACAGAGCAGAAGTGAAAAGAAAGCACGAAAG GCAATGTCCAAGCTGGGTCTTCGCCAGGTGACCGGTGTCACTAGAGTCACAATCCGGAAGTCAAAGAACATCCTGTTTGTCATCACTAAACCAGACGTCTACAAGAGCCCAGCATCCGACACATACATTGTCTTTGGTGAAGCTAAG aTTGAGGATCTTTCACAGCAAGCCCAATTGGCAGCAGCAGAGAAGTTCAAAGTTCAGGGAGAAACGGTCTCAAATATCCAGGAGAACACGCAGACGCCCACCGTGCAGGAGGAAAGcgaagaggaggag GTTGACGAGACTGGGGTGGAGGTAAAGGACATCGAACTGGTCATGTCACAAGCCAACGTGTCACGGGCAAAGGCAGTACGTGCCctcaagaacaacaacaacgacattGTCAATGCAATTATG GAATTGACAATGTGA
- the naca gene encoding nascent polypeptide-associated complex subunit alpha isoform X4 has product MPGEATEAVPATEQEMQQAQAETGSGTESDSDESVPELEEPDSAQSQQAQLAAAAEIDEEPVSKAKQSRSEKKARKAMSKLGLRQVTGVTRVTIRKSKNILFVITKPDVYKSPASDTYIVFGEAKIEDLSQQAQLAAAEKFKVQGETVSNIQENTQTPTVQEESEEEEVDETGVEVKDIELVMSQANVSRAKAVRALKNNNNDIVNAIMELTM; this is encoded by the exons ATGCCTGGTGAAGCCACAGAAGCTGTTCCAGCCACAGAGCAGGAAATGCAGCAGGCACAGGCGGAGACTG GGTCTGGCACAGAGTCAGACAGTGATGAATCCGTGCCAGAACTAGAGGAGCCCGACTCTGCACAGTCACAGCAAGCACAG cttgctgcagctgcagaaatTGATGAGGAACCAGTGAGCAAAGCTAAACAGAGCAGAAGTGAAAAGAAAGCACGAAAG GCAATGTCCAAGCTGGGTCTTCGCCAGGTGACCGGTGTCACTAGAGTCACAATCCGGAAGTCAAAGAACATCCTGTTTGTCATCACTAAACCAGACGTCTACAAGAGCCCAGCATCCGACACATACATTGTCTTTGGTGAAGCTAAG aTTGAGGATCTTTCACAGCAAGCCCAATTGGCAGCAGCAGAGAAGTTCAAAGTTCAGGGAGAAACGGTCTCAAATATCCAGGAGAACACGCAGACGCCCACCGTGCAGGAGGAAAGcgaagaggaggag GTTGACGAGACTGGGGTGGAGGTAAAGGACATCGAACTGGTCATGTCACAAGCCAACGTGTCACGGGCAAAGGCAGTACGTGCCctcaagaacaacaacaacgacattGTCAATGCAATTATG GAATTGACAATGTGA
- the dtx3 gene encoding putative E3 ubiquitin-protein ligase DTX3 isoform X2 — MGSQVSSVAMSVRAGQDSDEVLVSQPLWDYLDAAGQPWLLDFQSKHGLRVDVVRRGERGGCCAVRLRPVDGAAVAGPVPSSSRRAFMDLCRCARKEMNKQDGAPKRKRSLLPCVGVTETDGEGSLLPPPPPPTRRSQRQQAKYRKSADLDSAISLPISHEVPTGRKAEISVISSGEGDNSTCSICMGEIVEKTTLDKCGHSFCRACLDRAFQVKRACPVCRLVYGPLIGNQPANGSMIVERDPDLELPGHEGYGCVCIIYSFPPGMQAQEHPNPGVRYPGTDRVAYLPDSPEGNRVLGLLRRAFEQRLIFTIGTSMTTGMQNVITWNDIHHKTSIWGGPRCFGYPDPTYLVRVTEELREKGITAD, encoded by the exons ATGGGATCACAAG TGTCCTCGGTTGCGATGAGTGTGCGCGCGGGGCAGGATAGCGACGAGGTGCTGGTGTCGCAGCCTCTCTGGGACTACTTGGACGCAGCCGGGCAGCCCTGGCTGCTGGACTTTCAGAGCAAGCATGGACTGAGGGTGGATGTTGTACGGCGTGGGGAGCGCGGGGGCTGCTGTGCTGTGCGACTGAGGCCGGTGGACGGGGCCGCGGTCGCGGGTCCGGTCCCTTCGTCCTCCCGCAGGGCTTTCATGGACCTGTGCCGCTGTGCACGCAAGGAGATGAACAAGCAAGATGGGGCACCGAAAAGAAAGCGGTCCTTGCTGCCTTGCGTCGGTGTCACGGAGACAGACGGTGAGGGGAGCCTGttgccccctcctccccctccaacccggCGCTCCCAGAGGCAGCAGGCAAAGTACAGGAAGTCCGCAGATTTAGACAGTGCAATTTCTCTGCCCATTTCCCATGAGGTACCGACTGGCCGAAAGGCTGAAATCAGCGTGATCTCCTCAGGTGAAGGGGACAACAGCACCTGCTCCATCTGTATGGGGGAGATAGTGGAGAAGACAACCCTGGACAAGTGCGGTCACTCCTTCTGCAGGGCCTGTCTGGATCGGGCATTTCAGGTGAAACGGGCATGTCCTGTATGCCGACTGGTCTATGGTCCGTTGATCGGGAATCAGCCAGCCAACGGCAGCATGATTGTGGAGCGAGACCCAGATCTCGAGTTGCCAGGACACGAAGGCTATGGATGTGTTTGCATCATTTACAGCTTCCCACCCGGGATGCAGGCG CAGGAGCACCCAAATCCAGGGGTGAGGTATCCAGGGACAGACCGTGTGGCCTACCTGCCTGACAGTCCAGAGGGAAATAGAGTTTTGGGTTTGTTACGACGTGCTTTTGAGCAGCGGCTCATCTTTACTATTGGTACATCCATGACTACGGGCATGCAAAACGTCATTACCTGGAATGACATCCACCACAAGACCTCAATCTGGGGAGGACCACGATG TTTTGGCTATCCAGACCCAACTTACCTGGTTCGTGTCACAGAAGAGCTTCGGGAGAAAGGTATAACAGCTGACTGA
- the dtx3 gene encoding putative E3 ubiquitin-protein ligase DTX3 isoform X3, with translation MSVRAGQDSDEVLVSQPLWDYLDAAGQPWLLDFQSKHGLRVDVVRRGERGGCCAVRLRPVDGAAVAGPVPSSSRRAFMDLCRCARKEMNKQDGAPKRKRSLLPCVGVTETDGEGSLLPPPPPPTRRSQRQQAKYRKSADLDSAISLPISHEVPTGRKAEISVISSGEGDNSTCSICMGEIVEKTTLDKCGHSFCRACLDRAFQVKRACPVCRLVYGPLIGNQPANGSMIVERDPDLELPGHEGYGCVCIIYSFPPGMQAQEHPNPGVRYPGTDRVAYLPDSPEGNRVLGLLRRAFEQRLIFTIGTSMTTGMQNVITWNDIHHKTSIWGGPRCFGYPDPTYLVRVTEELREKGITAD, from the exons ATGAGTGTGCGCGCGGGGCAGGATAGCGACGAGGTGCTGGTGTCGCAGCCTCTCTGGGACTACTTGGACGCAGCCGGGCAGCCCTGGCTGCTGGACTTTCAGAGCAAGCATGGACTGAGGGTGGATGTTGTACGGCGTGGGGAGCGCGGGGGCTGCTGTGCTGTGCGACTGAGGCCGGTGGACGGGGCCGCGGTCGCGGGTCCGGTCCCTTCGTCCTCCCGCAGGGCTTTCATGGACCTGTGCCGCTGTGCACGCAAGGAGATGAACAAGCAAGATGGGGCACCGAAAAGAAAGCGGTCCTTGCTGCCTTGCGTCGGTGTCACGGAGACAGACGGTGAGGGGAGCCTGttgccccctcctccccctccaacccggCGCTCCCAGAGGCAGCAGGCAAAGTACAGGAAGTCCGCAGATTTAGACAGTGCAATTTCTCTGCCCATTTCCCATGAGGTACCGACTGGCCGAAAGGCTGAAATCAGCGTGATCTCCTCAGGTGAAGGGGACAACAGCACCTGCTCCATCTGTATGGGGGAGATAGTGGAGAAGACAACCCTGGACAAGTGCGGTCACTCCTTCTGCAGGGCCTGTCTGGATCGGGCATTTCAGGTGAAACGGGCATGTCCTGTATGCCGACTGGTCTATGGTCCGTTGATCGGGAATCAGCCAGCCAACGGCAGCATGATTGTGGAGCGAGACCCAGATCTCGAGTTGCCAGGACACGAAGGCTATGGATGTGTTTGCATCATTTACAGCTTCCCACCCGGGATGCAGGCG CAGGAGCACCCAAATCCAGGGGTGAGGTATCCAGGGACAGACCGTGTGGCCTACCTGCCTGACAGTCCAGAGGGAAATAGAGTTTTGGGTTTGTTACGACGTGCTTTTGAGCAGCGGCTCATCTTTACTATTGGTACATCCATGACTACGGGCATGCAAAACGTCATTACCTGGAATGACATCCACCACAAGACCTCAATCTGGGGAGGACCACGATG TTTTGGCTATCCAGACCCAACTTACCTGGTTCGTGTCACAGAAGAGCTTCGGGAGAAAGGTATAACAGCTGACTGA
- the naca gene encoding nascent polypeptide-associated complex subunit alpha isoform X1 has translation MAAVEAVGVPENTGGQKHESQEPSASIPLAADDVDDPVGTIPVGLASENSCIIQVAESSMPVGHSDRLANENMIPENPQQACGKNEYDKNEGMGSLTATATEVAMPTINFTITIPNEVATQSGDLVTALSEAVQTELASSWPGQPVAAQKASAPAPPAAVAAEKKPAPPASKKNSSTPPRSAAASTVTMPKAKEAKSGSKLSTSPLSSTSKPVPVTTKCSSSSASASSPTSPKVSSTSPSVSSLPCSTPPSSPLAPPQVGSLVPGEGDASVTQPKIVKAGGKGKSKKGPPSAVANAQLSAKAAQLPDKTGAQVTEAIPNKEGTEALNTDASMAKAAVPVTVPGPDPVSVPPEISITASPPKSDLSLSPKNVDAPVAFKVTSQPAVPAPKSFADAVASNLPKIAPETSKLEKVAVSTEEVKEPKAISAELPLKKPPKEVPGIANSPPVSASTPDISPATHPSSIAKKSKISIASSDGKKVPSSTAQPSVSPSAPAPTPTPTVVTPSPEVASEVAASSPALEEDDELPPLIPPEGFVGMPVLQPPTLVEVSTKPSPPVAPQAAAVSTLKSPPAKSPAKLEPVIKNDKGSGTESDSDESVPELEEPDSAQSQQAQLAAAAEIDEEPVSKAKQSRSEKKARKAMSKLGLRQVTGVTRVTIRKSKNILFVITKPDVYKSPASDTYIVFGEAKIEDLSQQAQLAAAEKFKVQGETVSNIQENTQTPTVQEESEEEEVDETGVEVKDIELVMSQANVSRAKAVRALKNNNNDIVNAIMELTM, from the exons ATGGCTGCTGTTGAAGCTGTTGGTGTTCCAGAAAACACTGGTGGTCAAAAACATGAATCTCAAGAACCATCTGCCTCTATCCCACTTGCAGCAGATGATGTCGATGATCCGGTTGGTACTATTCCAGTTGGCCTTGCATCTGAAAATTCATGCATCATCCAAGTTGCTGAATCTAGTATGCCCGTTGGTCATAGTGACCGCCTAGCCAATGAAAATATGATACCTGAGAATCCTCAACAAgcatgtggaaaaaatgaatatgataaaaatgaagGCATGGGTAGCCTAACAGCTACAGCTACTGAAGTTGCAATGCCAACTATCAACTTTACCATTACCATACCAAATGAAGTAGCTACCCAGAGTGGAGACCTGGTCACTGCCTTGTCTGAGGCAGTGCAGACTGAGCTTGCTTCTAGTTGGCCTGGTCAACCCGTAGCAGCCCAGAAAGCCTCAG CTCCAGCGCCTCCTGCTGCGGTTGCTGCAGAGAAGAAGCCAG CCCCTCCTGCTTCCAAGAAAAATTCCTCTACCCCTCCACGCTCTGCAGCTGCTAGTACTGTTACCATGCCTAAAGCTAAAGAAGCTAAAAGTGGGTCCAAGCTGTCCACTTCACCTCTCTCCTCTACCTCCAAGCCTGTGCCTGTCACCACCAAGTGCTCATCTTCATCTGCTTCTGCCTCTTCCCCCACCTCTCCCAAAGTCTCTTCTACCTCTCCTAGTGTCTCTTCCCTGCCTTGCTCTACCCCTCCCTCTTCTCCCTTAGCACCTCCCCAAGTTGGGTCTCTTGTTCCTGGTGAAGGAGATGCCTCTGTCACTCAGCCCAAGATTGTGAAGGCTGGTGGAAAAGGGAAATCCAAGAAAGGTCCCCCTTCAGCAGTAGCTAATGCACAGCTTTCTGCCAAAGCTGCCCAGTTGCCTGACAAAACTGGTGCCCAGGTTACTGAGGCAATACCTAATAAGGAAGGCACTGAAGCTCTAAATACTGATGCTTCTATGGCTAAAGCTGCTGTCCCAGTTACAGTTCCAGGTCCTGACCCTGTGTCTGTTCCACCGGAAATCTCTATAACTGCCTCTCCTCCTAAATCTGACTTGTCACTTTCCCCAAAGAATGTTGATGCACCTGTAGCTTTCAAGGTGACATCCCAGCCTGCTGTACCTGCTCCCAAGTCTTTTGCTGATGCTGTAGCCAGTAACCTTCCTAAAATTGCCCCTGAAACCTCAAAATTAGAAAAAGTGGCTGTCAGTACTGAAGAGGTCAAAGAGCCCAAAGCCATTTCAGCTGAGTTGCCTCTAAAGAAGCCACCTAAGGAGGTTCCTGGTATAGCCAACTCTCCTCCTGTCTCTGCTTCTACTCCTGATATCTCTCCTGCTACTCATCCATCCTCCATTGCCAAAAAATCTAAGATCTCTATAGCTTCATCAGATGGTAAAAAAGTTCCATCCTCCACTGCCCAGCCTTCTGTCTCCCCTTCTGCTCCTGCACCCACCCCAACTCCTACAGTTGTGACACCTTCTCCAGAAGTAGCATCTGAGGTGGCTGCATCTTCTCCAGCCCTAGAGGAGGATGATGAACTGCCTCCACTGATCCCACCTGAGGGATTTGTTGGCATGCCTGTTTTACAACCCCCCACACTAGTTGAGGTTTCCACAAAACCCAGTCCTCCTGTGGCACCTCAAGCTGCAGCAGTCTCCACCCTTAAATCCCCTCCAGCTAAATCCCCTGCCAAGTTGGAGCCTGTTATCAAGAATGATAAGG GGTCTGGCACAGAGTCAGACAGTGATGAATCCGTGCCAGAACTAGAGGAGCCCGACTCTGCACAGTCACAGCAAGCACAG cttgctgcagctgcagaaatTGATGAGGAACCAGTGAGCAAAGCTAAACAGAGCAGAAGTGAAAAGAAAGCACGAAAG GCAATGTCCAAGCTGGGTCTTCGCCAGGTGACCGGTGTCACTAGAGTCACAATCCGGAAGTCAAAGAACATCCTGTTTGTCATCACTAAACCAGACGTCTACAAGAGCCCAGCATCCGACACATACATTGTCTTTGGTGAAGCTAAG aTTGAGGATCTTTCACAGCAAGCCCAATTGGCAGCAGCAGAGAAGTTCAAAGTTCAGGGAGAAACGGTCTCAAATATCCAGGAGAACACGCAGACGCCCACCGTGCAGGAGGAAAGcgaagaggaggag GTTGACGAGACTGGGGTGGAGGTAAAGGACATCGAACTGGTCATGTCACAAGCCAACGTGTCACGGGCAAAGGCAGTACGTGCCctcaagaacaacaacaacgacattGTCAATGCAATTATG GAATTGACAATGTGA
- the naca gene encoding nascent polypeptide-associated complex subunit alpha isoform X2, translated as MAAVEAVGVPENTGGQKHESQEPSASIPLAADDVDDPVGTIPVGLASENSCIIQVAESSMPVGHSDRLANENMIPENPQQACGKNEYDKNEGMGSLTATATEVAMPTINFTITIPNEVATQSGDLVTALSEAVQTELASSWPGQPVAAQKASAPAPPAAVAAEKKPAPPASKKNSSTPPRSAAASTVTMPKAKEAKISSTSPSVSSLPCSTPPSSPLAPPQVGSLVPGEGDASVTQPKIVKAGGKGKSKKGPPSAVANAQLSAKAAQLPDKTGAQVTEAIPNKEGTEALNTDASMAKAAVPVTVPGPDPVSVPPEISITASPPKSDLSLSPKNVDAPVAFKVTSQPAVPAPKSFADAVASNLPKIAPETSKLEKVAVSTEEVKEPKAISAELPLKKPPKEVPGIANSPPVSASTPDISPATHPSSIAKKSKISIASSDGKKVPSSTAQPSVSPSAPAPTPTPTVVTPSPEVASEVAASSPALEEDDELPPLIPPEGFVGMPVLQPPTLVEVSTKPSPPVAPQAAAVSTLKSPPAKSPAKLEPVIKNDKGSGTESDSDESVPELEEPDSAQSQQAQLAAAAEIDEEPVSKAKQSRSEKKARKAMSKLGLRQVTGVTRVTIRKSKNILFVITKPDVYKSPASDTYIVFGEAKIEDLSQQAQLAAAEKFKVQGETVSNIQENTQTPTVQEESEEEEVDETGVEVKDIELVMSQANVSRAKAVRALKNNNNDIVNAIMELTM; from the exons ATGGCTGCTGTTGAAGCTGTTGGTGTTCCAGAAAACACTGGTGGTCAAAAACATGAATCTCAAGAACCATCTGCCTCTATCCCACTTGCAGCAGATGATGTCGATGATCCGGTTGGTACTATTCCAGTTGGCCTTGCATCTGAAAATTCATGCATCATCCAAGTTGCTGAATCTAGTATGCCCGTTGGTCATAGTGACCGCCTAGCCAATGAAAATATGATACCTGAGAATCCTCAACAAgcatgtggaaaaaatgaatatgataaaaatgaagGCATGGGTAGCCTAACAGCTACAGCTACTGAAGTTGCAATGCCAACTATCAACTTTACCATTACCATACCAAATGAAGTAGCTACCCAGAGTGGAGACCTGGTCACTGCCTTGTCTGAGGCAGTGCAGACTGAGCTTGCTTCTAGTTGGCCTGGTCAACCCGTAGCAGCCCAGAAAGCCTCAG CTCCAGCGCCTCCTGCTGCGGTTGCTGCAGAGAAGAAGCCAG CCCCTCCTGCTTCCAAGAAAAATTCCTCTACCCCTCCACGCTCTGCAGCTGCTAGTACTGTTACCATGCCTAAAGCTAAAGAAGCTAAAA TCTCTTCTACCTCTCCTAGTGTCTCTTCCCTGCCTTGCTCTACCCCTCCCTCTTCTCCCTTAGCACCTCCCCAAGTTGGGTCTCTTGTTCCTGGTGAAGGAGATGCCTCTGTCACTCAGCCCAAGATTGTGAAGGCTGGTGGAAAAGGGAAATCCAAGAAAGGTCCCCCTTCAGCAGTAGCTAATGCACAGCTTTCTGCCAAAGCTGCCCAGTTGCCTGACAAAACTGGTGCCCAGGTTACTGAGGCAATACCTAATAAGGAAGGCACTGAAGCTCTAAATACTGATGCTTCTATGGCTAAAGCTGCTGTCCCAGTTACAGTTCCAGGTCCTGACCCTGTGTCTGTTCCACCGGAAATCTCTATAACTGCCTCTCCTCCTAAATCTGACTTGTCACTTTCCCCAAAGAATGTTGATGCACCTGTAGCTTTCAAGGTGACATCCCAGCCTGCTGTACCTGCTCCCAAGTCTTTTGCTGATGCTGTAGCCAGTAACCTTCCTAAAATTGCCCCTGAAACCTCAAAATTAGAAAAAGTGGCTGTCAGTACTGAAGAGGTCAAAGAGCCCAAAGCCATTTCAGCTGAGTTGCCTCTAAAGAAGCCACCTAAGGAGGTTCCTGGTATAGCCAACTCTCCTCCTGTCTCTGCTTCTACTCCTGATATCTCTCCTGCTACTCATCCATCCTCCATTGCCAAAAAATCTAAGATCTCTATAGCTTCATCAGATGGTAAAAAAGTTCCATCCTCCACTGCCCAGCCTTCTGTCTCCCCTTCTGCTCCTGCACCCACCCCAACTCCTACAGTTGTGACACCTTCTCCAGAAGTAGCATCTGAGGTGGCTGCATCTTCTCCAGCCCTAGAGGAGGATGATGAACTGCCTCCACTGATCCCACCTGAGGGATTTGTTGGCATGCCTGTTTTACAACCCCCCACACTAGTTGAGGTTTCCACAAAACCCAGTCCTCCTGTGGCACCTCAAGCTGCAGCAGTCTCCACCCTTAAATCCCCTCCAGCTAAATCCCCTGCCAAGTTGGAGCCTGTTATCAAGAATGATAAGG GGTCTGGCACAGAGTCAGACAGTGATGAATCCGTGCCAGAACTAGAGGAGCCCGACTCTGCACAGTCACAGCAAGCACAG cttgctgcagctgcagaaatTGATGAGGAACCAGTGAGCAAAGCTAAACAGAGCAGAAGTGAAAAGAAAGCACGAAAG GCAATGTCCAAGCTGGGTCTTCGCCAGGTGACCGGTGTCACTAGAGTCACAATCCGGAAGTCAAAGAACATCCTGTTTGTCATCACTAAACCAGACGTCTACAAGAGCCCAGCATCCGACACATACATTGTCTTTGGTGAAGCTAAG aTTGAGGATCTTTCACAGCAAGCCCAATTGGCAGCAGCAGAGAAGTTCAAAGTTCAGGGAGAAACGGTCTCAAATATCCAGGAGAACACGCAGACGCCCACCGTGCAGGAGGAAAGcgaagaggaggag GTTGACGAGACTGGGGTGGAGGTAAAGGACATCGAACTGGTCATGTCACAAGCCAACGTGTCACGGGCAAAGGCAGTACGTGCCctcaagaacaacaacaacgacattGTCAATGCAATTATG GAATTGACAATGTGA
- the dtx3 gene encoding putative E3 ubiquitin-protein ligase DTX3 isoform X1 has translation MPRTRYSSRLTMSSVAMSVRAGQDSDEVLVSQPLWDYLDAAGQPWLLDFQSKHGLRVDVVRRGERGGCCAVRLRPVDGAAVAGPVPSSSRRAFMDLCRCARKEMNKQDGAPKRKRSLLPCVGVTETDGEGSLLPPPPPPTRRSQRQQAKYRKSADLDSAISLPISHEVPTGRKAEISVISSGEGDNSTCSICMGEIVEKTTLDKCGHSFCRACLDRAFQVKRACPVCRLVYGPLIGNQPANGSMIVERDPDLELPGHEGYGCVCIIYSFPPGMQAQEHPNPGVRYPGTDRVAYLPDSPEGNRVLGLLRRAFEQRLIFTIGTSMTTGMQNVITWNDIHHKTSIWGGPRCFGYPDPTYLVRVTEELREKGITAD, from the exons ATGCCGCGAACACGTTATTCGTCGAGATTAACGA TGTCCTCGGTTGCGATGAGTGTGCGCGCGGGGCAGGATAGCGACGAGGTGCTGGTGTCGCAGCCTCTCTGGGACTACTTGGACGCAGCCGGGCAGCCCTGGCTGCTGGACTTTCAGAGCAAGCATGGACTGAGGGTGGATGTTGTACGGCGTGGGGAGCGCGGGGGCTGCTGTGCTGTGCGACTGAGGCCGGTGGACGGGGCCGCGGTCGCGGGTCCGGTCCCTTCGTCCTCCCGCAGGGCTTTCATGGACCTGTGCCGCTGTGCACGCAAGGAGATGAACAAGCAAGATGGGGCACCGAAAAGAAAGCGGTCCTTGCTGCCTTGCGTCGGTGTCACGGAGACAGACGGTGAGGGGAGCCTGttgccccctcctccccctccaacccggCGCTCCCAGAGGCAGCAGGCAAAGTACAGGAAGTCCGCAGATTTAGACAGTGCAATTTCTCTGCCCATTTCCCATGAGGTACCGACTGGCCGAAAGGCTGAAATCAGCGTGATCTCCTCAGGTGAAGGGGACAACAGCACCTGCTCCATCTGTATGGGGGAGATAGTGGAGAAGACAACCCTGGACAAGTGCGGTCACTCCTTCTGCAGGGCCTGTCTGGATCGGGCATTTCAGGTGAAACGGGCATGTCCTGTATGCCGACTGGTCTATGGTCCGTTGATCGGGAATCAGCCAGCCAACGGCAGCATGATTGTGGAGCGAGACCCAGATCTCGAGTTGCCAGGACACGAAGGCTATGGATGTGTTTGCATCATTTACAGCTTCCCACCCGGGATGCAGGCG CAGGAGCACCCAAATCCAGGGGTGAGGTATCCAGGGACAGACCGTGTGGCCTACCTGCCTGACAGTCCAGAGGGAAATAGAGTTTTGGGTTTGTTACGACGTGCTTTTGAGCAGCGGCTCATCTTTACTATTGGTACATCCATGACTACGGGCATGCAAAACGTCATTACCTGGAATGACATCCACCACAAGACCTCAATCTGGGGAGGACCACGATG TTTTGGCTATCCAGACCCAACTTACCTGGTTCGTGTCACAGAAGAGCTTCGGGAGAAAGGTATAACAGCTGACTGA